The nucleotide sequence CTTCTTTAGATGTCGTAAGAGTAAATAAAAGATTATATATTAGTTTACTAGTGTAGTTATTTAACACGTAAAAGCAATAGTAATTTTGCTCCGTTTTTATTTATTTGCTGCTATGCGATCGAAATACTCTTTGTAAAGCTGCTTTAAAACAGAAACTAAGAAGAGAAGATCTAAGCCTTCTTCTCTTCTTAGTGTTAAATTATTCTGCTTTTTATAATATTGCAGAAAGTAATCCAGTTCCTACTCCGCCGTAATAGCTATTATAGGGATAGTTATAATAATCATAGTCATTGTAATAAGTAGGAGTATAGTAGCTGCCGTAGTAAGCAGGGTATCCGTAACCACCATAGCCATACCCTCTGCCATAGCCGTAACCACCATAGCCATACCCTCTACCATAGCCACTGCCACGTCCATAGCCACCACCATGATAAGATTTGCCGTAGCTGCTACCATGTCCATAGCTTCCACGGTTGCCACTGTAACTCCGCCCACCGCCGCCCATACGGCCTCCGCTGCCGCCCATGTGACTGCCACCGCCTCCGCGGCCTCCGCCACCACCACGTGCATCTAGAGTTGAATTATAGAATAGTGAACTACCTAACGCTAGAATAGCTACCATTAAAAATAAATTTTTCATATACGCCTCCTTAATGTTATTTTATATTAGTTGATAATTATATAGTTTTAAATATAAAATAATATAATACAAACTGTCAATGGTTTGACAACTTGCAACTTAGATAACAAGGTACTAACGATTAATAGAGGCATTTTTATACACCATAAGAATAGCTATCAATCGGTGATACTGTTCTGCAATTTCCCTAAGATCCCGAGCTTTATTTCCTAGAGTAAAAAATCTATCGTAAGAATTATCATGCGAACAATAGGAGCATCCTTTGCAATAGTAATTAATATGGAATCGTATAGAGTCTTGATGATCTTTTAAAATAGCAATATGCCGTTGAGTGTTTTTAAGCTTTGTATAGATATCACCAATATCAAGAGCTAATAAAAGATCTTGAGCTGCTTGATGCCGTGAGCCTGTATTTATACTCAAAGTATTAAATAATAAAAGAGCTAGAAGCCATCTCATAAAACCTCGTTGGAGTAATTTTCAAATAAATAGAAATAATTTTTTAAATTTGACTGTATAAATCTATATAATTATATGAAATATTGCAATTATATAGATTTATTTAGTAACCTAAAATAATGCGATACACTACAATAAAATTAATTTTTAGGAGAAAAATATGACATCCTTACGTATAAAAATAGTAGCAATAGTACTAAGTACTATGGTTAATTCTTTACTAATAGCTCAAGATTCAATAAAGTCGTGCGGGCCTTTTATTGGCGACAATGCACCTCACTTTAAAGCTGATAGTACTCGAGGGACTATTGCATTTCCGGAACAATATACAGGGAAATGGGTTATCTTTTTTAGTCATCCAGCTGATTTTACGCCTATATGCACAACTGAGTTTAAAAAGCTAGCAAGCATGATTGGCGATCTTGATAAACTTAATTGTAAACTTGTAGGTATTTCAGTAGATTCAGCCTACACACATGACCGTTGGATCAAAAATCTAGAAAAAGACATAGAAAACAAACAAAAAATTACCTTTCCTGTAGTAGCCGATACCAGTCGCAGAATAGCAAAATCTTATGGGATGATTCATCCAAAAGCAAGTGCTACACAAACAGTCCGCTCAGTGTTTTTTATCGATCCTAAAGGTACAATACGGGCAATTTTTTATTATCCTATAACTAATGGTCGTAATTTTGATGAAATTAAACGCCTTTTAGTAGCTTTACAGACAACTGATGAAAAGCAAGTTATAACTCCGGCGAACTGGCAGCCAGGACAACAGGCTATTAAACCTAAAAAAGAAGTTAAAGATGCTCTGCCTGATTAATTATTTTATATAAGTTGATTTCAAAAAGGGCATTAGGCCCTTTTTGAAATGTAGAATTTATTCTTGTCTCTTACCATTTTAAATACTATCGGTTACTCCTGAGGTTCATAAAGTTTTTTATGCTGTAATTTTAAATTTATATAAAGAGGATCATTTTTAGCATTTAGATAATACTCATAAAAAATACTGGCTGACTGGGCTTTTTCATCATCTATTTCTCGAGGGAGTACCATAGTTTTATTTTTATTCCATTTAATACCTGTTTTATGATTAGCATAGCGTCGTGAACGAGTATAGCCCATTTGCAAAAACTTACGTGCCATATCCATACCTACAAAATCAGCCTGGCTTTTATAATCTAGAAATAAATTATAAATAGTCTGAGCGGATTCACGAGCAACATCAGGGGTCTTAAAGCACCAATAGGGTAGAATCTCAGACTTGTATGGCTCAACCAAAAGGACTCCCTGCTCGCCTATGCCAATCTGATATAATTCTGGATTTTTACGAAAATCTATAGTAGAAAAATCGCGGTTATAATCAAATTTTACCATTATATTCTTTCGTTAATCATGAGTATACTTACTTATAAAACCGTAATGCCTAATAAAATATAAGGGACAAGTATGAATTCAGCAAATTATGTGCTTGCCTATTTTGTTAAAGATGAAAAAATACTTTTGTTATATCGTGCTAATACAGGATTTGCAAACAATTGCTATGGACTTGCTGGAGGCAAAATAGAGCCATATGAATCAGCTCAGCAAGCCGTTATACGTGAGATGGCTGAAGAATTAGATATTATAGTTAGACCCCAAGACACTCAACTTGTTCATGTAATGAGTTTTAAAGGCAATACTAATGGAGACCACTTAGTGCTTGTATTTGCAATTAATAGCTGGCAAGGCGCGTTGTATAATAGAGAATCTCATAAGCATGATCACCTATCTTGGTTTTGGCTGTCTAATTTGCCAGATAATCTTATGTTGCGCCATAGACAAATAATTGAATATATTTTACAGCAACAGCGTTATTCCCAAGAAGGATACTAAAATTATGACCTATACTACACATGTTTTGTCACCTAAAGACTTTCAGCTGCATATTGAAGAAAACAAATCCCACTATAGTTACCTGCAAACATCAGGTGGCTTTATACGTTTAGCAAGTACTCAAAAAGGTATCTATCAAACTTCTTTTGTGAAAACATGCGAAAAAATATCAGTTACATCAAATATAAACACTAATGTATTGCTTTTATCGGGCACTCAGTTTCAAGTACAAGTATGGCAAGCAGCTTTAAAAATACCTGCAGGACAAACTGTTAGCTATCACGATCTTGCTTGTGCTTTAGGACAACCTAAAGCATATAGAGCTGTTGCTAACGCTCTAGGCAAAAATAAATTAGCTTACTTAATTCCCTGCCATAGGATTATAAGAAAAAATGGCAGCCTCGGTGGTTTTGCTTGGGGTATAGAGGTAAAAAAAGCACTTTTAGAATTTGAAAAAAACAGTAATAATTTTTAATTATAGACATAATCTCTTTAATTTAATATTACCTATTTGCTTAAACTGTTATTATAAGTACCTAGTAAGTACATCTAGAGAATCATTCTTAGCGGCTTAAAGGTCGGCAGTTAAATAAACAGTTAAAAAACATTCTTGATTTTCAATAATTATATGACTATGCTACTATAAAAACTAGAATAAAGGTAGTATGAATTTCTCTATAACAGTTGCTTTACTTGCTATTGCAGGAGCACTTATTTTTGTTGGACTTGAGATACGGCAATTAAACGAAAATATTATTACTATTTCATCTCAAATAGAACCGCTAACAAAATTGCCTGAGAATATTGCTTTCGCTTTTAACCCATTTAGTAATAAACCAGAAAGAGTTAATTGACGGGAAAAACTAGGTCCATGCTATTTCTAAAGCAGTTAAGCGCCTAATAAAAAATGAGCAAGCTGCACTGTTTCTGCATGCGTATCATTAATATGTATGGATCGATAGCCTAAGTGAAAAAGCTTTCTTATAGCATATTTACACTTTTTAGCTACTTGGCTATTATTATAAGAAACTACAAAAATACGTGCTGGTTTAGCAAGTGTATTGCCTGGAAAATACCAATGAAAATGGTCTTGCATATTAGTTATAGTATGATGGCTTATACTTAAAATATGATATGCTTGATGAGCAGCAAGGGTAAATTGTTTTTATAGTGTACTCTTCCATAACTGTTGAGTAATTTGTTTAATTCAGTATCTTTACCTTGAGCAACAGGCCACACAAGAGCAATAAAAGTTTTGTTGTTTTTAATGCAATAGTCATAAGCTTGTGCATCAGTTTGTATTTCTAGCGTTTTAGTAATGTTACAAGCAAATAATAAAAGTAACACTATATACTGTGGTATATAAAACTTCACTACTATTCTCCTCTTTTATTTTAGAGTACAATAAAAAATATATTTAAAGCAATATTTAAACAATTAAATCAGGGTAAACGTATATTGCTATATCCCGTGCAATATTCTCAATAAGAGCTACAGGCTGAGTATAACATAAAATTCTTGTTAATGCTGCTTGTGCTCCTTGTCTATTTGCTTTAATATACTCTTTTATAAAAAATTGTACTGCTTTTTTATCTTCTCTATATTTATGTATATCCCAAGAGGAAGCTTGAGCATGAAACTCAAGGGAATTTTGACCATAACTATTTTTACTATACGGATTAGCACCATACATAAGTAGAATCTTTACCATATCTTTATTAGCTAATTGTTGTGCATAATTAAGAGGAGTTAAGTGATTCAGGATGCTATTAATAGGAACACCCTCTTTTAAAATAGCTTGAGCTCCCTCTAAGTCATTAAAAGCAATAGCTATTATCAGTTTACTGATTGGTTCGTCTATTAATTGTAATGTGCTTGTAGGATGAGCTCTTTTGCCAGCATGTATGCTAGCTGCTAATAAAAGCACTAAAGTAATGATATATTTCATGATTTTTTACCTATTCAGTTTTATTGACTAAGTAATTATATAGACGTTTTTACAGTATAAAAAACTCTGTATTAAATTACAAATATTTAAACGCATCCTTAACAATTTCTAAAATAATATATTAACTACTCTAGCTATTTTATAAAGACGTTTTAGAGCATTGTATTAATATCTATTTGTATGCTATAATATAATAATATAATTTAAAACCTACTATTGTTTGAGAATACAATGAAAATAAAAAAACCCTTTTTTCTTTATAGTGCTATAATTTTCTTTGGAACTTTTTGTCCACTTATAGGTGGTCAAAAAGAAATAAAACCTAATACTAATTTTAGTTCTACTGAAAATTACAATCAATACACATTAGATGATTTATCAGATTTTATAGATTTTACACCAGATTTAAAAGCTTTTTCTCAAGATGAATTGCTATCAGCAAACTTCCAGCCTACATCTATAGATAATTGGTATACTCCGAGTAATACCGAAAGTATATTTGGTATTTCAACTTATAATACTCAAGTCAATGATCCAGGAATAAGAAATGCCTTTTTTTATTCTCCAACTACTATTAATTATAGTGTCAAGCCAATTGTAGTTATTGTAGTACATGGTACTGG is from Candidatus Dependentiae bacterium and encodes:
- a CDS encoding peroxiredoxin, with the translated sequence MTSLRIKIVAIVLSTMVNSLLIAQDSIKSCGPFIGDNAPHFKADSTRGTIAFPEQYTGKWVIFFSHPADFTPICTTEFKKLASMIGDLDKLNCKLVGISVDSAYTHDRWIKNLEKDIENKQKITFPVVADTSRRIAKSYGMIHPKASATQTVRSVFFIDPKGTIRAIFYYPITNGRNFDEIKRLLVALQTTDEKQVITPANWQPGQQAIKPKKEVKDALPD
- a CDS encoding DUF4385 domain-containing protein — encoded protein: MVKFDYNRDFSTIDFRKNPELYQIGIGEQGVLLVEPYKSEILPYWCFKTPDVARESAQTIYNLFLDYKSQADFVGMDMARKFLQMGYTRSRRYANHKTGIKWNKNKTMVLPREIDDEKAQSASIFYEYYLNAKNDPLYINLKLQHKKLYEPQE
- a CDS encoding NUDIX domain-containing protein, translated to MNSANYVLAYFVKDEKILLLYRANTGFANNCYGLAGGKIEPYESAQQAVIREMAEELDIIVRPQDTQLVHVMSFKGNTNGDHLVLVFAINSWQGALYNRESHKHDHLSWFWLSNLPDNLMLRHRQIIEYILQQQRYSQEGY
- a CDS encoding MGMT family protein, whose product is MTYTTHVLSPKDFQLHIEENKSHYSYLQTSGGFIRLASTQKGIYQTSFVKTCEKISVTSNINTNVLLLSGTQFQVQVWQAALKIPAGQTVSYHDLACALGQPKAYRAVANALGKNKLAYLIPCHRIIRKNGSLGGFAWGIEVKKALLEFEKNSNNF